The sequence GCTTTATCGTAAGTTTATTTTacataatattatataaaaaaaaaaaaaatttatatataactaactctttttaattttttttttcttaattatttattttaaatttttaatatcaatttttttattatttattttaaaaaatttatttatttttatttgttttgtaaAATCTATAATCTAAACAATTATATCTActtaattctatttttatttttttaattttttttttttttttttaacttgtGTTTTGCTTGCGTGTCAATTATCTAATAGATCTTTACATTCAAAAAAACAAGGATGCGTTGCATATAATCTTGGTACTGGTCGTGGTTATTCAGTTTTAGAGATGGTGGGAGCATTAAAACAAGCATCACATAAAGAAATTCCATATCAAATTGTATCAAGAAGAAAAGGTGATGTTGCCTCTTCATTTGCTGATCCATCAAAAGCACTTAAAGAACTCGGTTGGAAAGCAACACACAACCAAGATGATATGTGTAGAGATGCTTGGAAATGGCAGTCACTTAATCCAAATGGATATAGTgattcttaatttttttattttaatatattgtcatctttctttttttttttttttaatttcttttttttaattaatataataatagtttaataataataatagtttaataataacaataacaataataataacaataataaatagtaataaatagtagtatcaaaaaaaaaaaaataataataatagcaagaTTTAACACCTTTTTTagtaatagaaaaaaaaaaaaaaaaaaaaaaaaaaaaaaaaaaaaaaaaaaaaaaaaaaaaaaaataatcacatacactacaaataaataaataatcaacatgtataaataatttaatagatttaaaataataatcatcttTTCATAACCCCAAACCcacaaaaattatttttaaaaggtaGAATTTGatggttttattattttttacaacaaTATACAAAAATagtttgattttatttagttGCAAgtgaaaatttataatagttAGATGACATTCAAAAAACCCCTCTAGTATCAATACAGATTTAGTaacatcaaattttaattaatataataatagtttattataataacaaaaataaaaaacaaattttttttattaaaaaaaaaaggaatggAGGGATAAAggaaagaagaaaaaaaaaaacaattttatatagatttaatttttttttaattgtttaactttttttattttttgaaaaaaaaaaaaaaaaaaaaaaaaaaaaaaaaaaaaaaagtgtagtacatatgtttttaaattttaataattcatcatttgaaaaaacaCAGGTTTTATTGTCAAATAACCTCttatatttgtaaaaaaaaacaaaaataatagatttaaattattttaaaactgtttttatttttttttaatttttttcttttttttttaatttaaaattatagtGTTAAGTgggttaatttattttggtagtatcatttttattttaatttaattgatggaGGTTGTCTCTCAATGTGATGTCAATatgaaaagtaaaaaaataaaatgggaaaacaaaaataatgcatagatttttaaatttacaaatcaatatataaaaaaaaaaaaaaaaaaaaaaaaaaaaaaaaaaaaaaaaaaattaaatcacaTCTAAAtggaaatataaataaaactccaaattttataataaaaaaacatttttaaaaaaagcgattaaaatttgttggccaattattttattgtaaagatattaaaagtGTTCTCGTTTTTATTCCAGACTTAGActcttaattttaaaatgtttaaacAGTACTCCTATTATTAAGGTGGTTAtatgttttttgttttttttaaaaaaaaaaaaaaaaaaaaaaaaaaagacaaaaacaaaaacaaaaacaaaaacaaaaacaaaaacaaaaaacaaaacaattttaaaaataaaaaaaagaatgatataaaataatttaaataaattaaaagctttttgttgaaattgagcattaatagtaataattttaagtttaataaaatttaagttttttttttgtacatAAATGATataatgaatataataaaatataaatttggaTGTGactataattaaattatagattatttttttaaaatcatctaATATGTGggttaaataataaattttttttaaaaagacaatttattaaaactacaAATTTCAActgattattaaaaactattttaatttatccacataaaattaaataactacgattattttattttgtatgtacttattttataaataattataaaaaaaatagtaattttcaaaaataattccacatcattttaaaagtataaatttaattttttttttttttttttttatagaaacaaaaataaaattaaaattaaaattaaaaacaaaaaaataaaacttaaaaactataaaattaaaaacaattaaacctttcaaaaaataatttaataattttattactaattaattaatattaaaaaaaaaaaaaaaaaaaaaaaaaaaaatcaattgcttgtttcttttttttttttaaaatacctTTACAAAAATTACCTACCATTAGATACTTGCTGTTGgatttttttcttctttattttctcttctttttttaaaaatgtctaaattattattttctctcttcttgattttttctattattagtGTTACTTTTGGTGTAAGGgctctttaatttcttttagagaatatttttttaatttctttgattttattaattagttattaattttttattcttattatttttattaaagaatataGCTGTACCTCATATCCCAATGAATATTCCAGatagaaattcaaaaaatgagAATGTTCCAAACAATTTGGTATATAAACAAACATACTATGCTCCACCAAACGTTCAAACACCATCaaaattaccaatttcaaatcaGCCTCCACAAACTCAATCACCACAAACTCAGTCACCACACGTTAACACTAATCCAACTTACCAATCAACAACCAAACcacaaaatgataataataataataattacaataataacaatagcaataataatactaataataataataataataataataataataataataataataataataataataataataataataataataataataatattaaaaataataataataaaaataataatgaagtatataataatttaagagCCTCCAATTCTAATACATATACCCCAAATAAACCAGTAATGGTAACAAAAACTTTTTCCAATGAAACACCAATTAGACAAACACCCCAACCAACACCAAGTCTTCCAATAACAAGAGAAACAATTACCAGAGAATCAATCACAAGAGAACCAATTACTAGAGAACCAGCTACCAGGGAATTAATTACAAATGAACCACAAAATCAACCAACAAATAGACCACAAAATtatagtgataataatatccAAGAACGTCAAGCATCGCCAAGAGTTTACCAAACTGAACAACCAAAATCATCAGCCAATACTACTCCTGCATTTTCTAATACTCCTTCAAATTcccaattttcaaaatcaaactcTCAAATTTCTTCCCAAACCCCAGCCCTTTCCAAACCttcaaattgatttttttatttcgattaaataaacaaatgtattttaattctttaatataatttctttttttttccattttcttttttttaatttttttttttttttaatttttttttttaaatgtttttttttttttttttttttctttataacaaataaaaataataattaatatcaaatattattgaatgtcaaattttgatgataaaatatttaataataaaataataaatcaacttACAGATCTAGACACTTAggaattaataaaagaaataaaataaaataaaaataaataaataaaaacaaaaaagcttttaaaaataaagaaaaataataaaagataaaaaaaatccatcCTTATGATTTACTGTTTCTTTAAGTACGGTTTTCCAATTCACAATTTAAGAAGGTGAAATATATTTGAGTTGgttaatttgtttaaaaaaaaatcaaaatggaaaattgaatttaataaaaaaaaaataaaaaaataaaaaaataaattaaaaacaattgtaaaaataaaaagtaaataaataaataaaaaaaccaccACATCCACACtttaaaatgtaaaataaTCCAAGAATCCCTCTAAAATCtttaagatttaaaaattaaatcatttttaatgtaACCCAAACCTAATAAGcttttttcataatttcttttttttatatttttaaaaaataagatcATAACCttcatatatatttaaatataaaaccTCGAtcgttttaataaaaatttttatatttgaattatcatttttatccAAAAGGAGATTTATCaacttcattttttttttttggttttaaaaatatgaaaaagatttaagagaattttaaaaaaagactttttttaaattgataaatcGGAAGACATCGTCCAATTGAACAGTTTTCTGCTAATTATCAATAATGTTGGGAATAAGGATCATTTTGttccaaatcaattaatttcttctaTTCATTTCATGCCGGTATCCATATATAAACCCTTTGTTAAAATAATTGGGATCCTTCATCTTTTCctgttttcaaaaaaaaaaaaaaaaaaaaaaaaaaaaaaaaaaaaaaaaaaaagaaaaattgggaaaagtaatttaaaaagataaaaataataaaagtaacaAACTTGGTCAATTtcataaaaaagaaaagaaaaatccgagataaaaaaaaaaaaaaaacaaaactgTAAACAAAACTGTTAGtaagtattttaaaaatcccAATGTttgagaataaaaaaaaagaaactaaaagtttattgattattataataatccgAAAATGGAAAGATAGATGccttaaaaaaataaaactttatcaagatagatttaaaaatttgtaaaCAATACTTCCCATTAGATAATACCTTTAtgataattaattcaaaatttacatcatttttttttttatttttatttttttttttattttttttatttttttttttattataataaaaaaaaaaaaaaaataaaaaaaagaaagaaaagaaaagaaaagaagagagagaaaattaaaagagttttaatattaaaaaaaaaattaaaatttgataatcaaaaaaaatataaaattaaataaataataataacaagaagaaaaaaaaaatgtatttataataaaaaaagaatatgagaaaaaaaaaaaattattattaaaataaaaataaaaattaaaacaattataattttctgaatttaattataattaattttaaaagatttgtAACTTATCTATTATCAAtctcctaaaaaaaaaaaaaaaaaaaattaaaaacataaatataaatgtataaaaatgggtgtttaaaattaaaaaaaaaaaaaaaattttttaaaccttTCAAAAGTCATATGGGAAACccattcaaataattataaataatatcacaagtacaatttatttatatttttgattaattgttaatatttatgttgtttttttttttttttttagtaaataaatttacTAATAAAACTggtaattgaaatttttatatttatgtataaactttaatttcttttttatcctaaacatatttttttaaaaaaaaaataataataaaaaagaaaaataaaatctttgagaaattataataaaagtataagtaattttttttttttttttgtggtaaaacaaaactattataaaatattatatttttaaaacaaacaacaacaatataaatgagatcaataaatataaaattattttttcaaataaaatcaggaagttaattgtaataaataacaataaaataaaaaaataaactttttaccccttttttttttataaggtagttattaaaaaaaaaaaaattacatgattatttattattatatttatataatttttaattaatcaaaaaataaaaatataatgtgattataaaaaaaaactgaaaaattattattataatgaatCGTTGATTTGAATaagtaaaattatatattaccAAAAATAGTTGttgttaaataattttttattttaaaaatctcgATTATTAtgaaatggttttttttttttttataacctTTTTTATCTGTATGTATCAACAAATGTTATCAATTACCTATTGTTTATCTAATTGATTGCATTGTTATACCTTTTGATTTTTACTATAATAAAGAtagatttataaaataaaatacttaTTCCCTTAAAAACACTTTATTTAACCCCacataaaaatttaatatgtccacaattttaatttttatactTTTATACAATAAACAAATTAGTGTTCAGATAATTTTtcgattataataatatatgaTTGGATacattttttgttttttttataatttattatttatcataATGATTTAGTATtacaataaatattttttttaaaaataaaaaaattaaaattattaatccaagtttttaaatataaattcaagtctaaaaaaaaaattttaatcattaacaaattcaattcaataatttaacaaatcaaaatatcttcaaatatttttaaatataagaTTACATTTATAACATTACATTTTATAacattatataaataatctaaaaaaaaaaaaaaaaaaaaaaaatgagattattagttttattcCTTTTATTAACTCtaactttttcaaatttaattgtaagttttaatattaaattctaaaataaaaattaaattataaaattattaacatttttaattagaATGCagataattcaaaatcatctTCATTGGAATCATCAAATGCACATGATTTATCATCTCCATCACCCTTAATTCAACCAAAACCTTCTGAAAATCAAGCAGGTATTCCAGCATCTGGAAAACCAATTGATCCCAAAAAGGAAGTTGTAACTCTATCATCTTCTCCTTCAGTTTCACCAAGCTCTTCTCCAAgctcatcaccatcatcctCACCATCTGTCTCCCCAAGCTCTTCaccttcatcatcaccaagtTCTTCCCCAAGTTCTTCACCAAGTTCTTCTCCTTCATCCTTACCATCTTCTTCACCATCAGTCCAACCAAGCTCTTCACCAAGTTCTTCACCTTCATCTTCACCATCAGCTCAACCAAGTTCCTCACCATCTTCTTCACAATCAGTCCAACCAAGCTCCTCCCCAAGCTCCTCACCATCCACCACCCCAAGTTCACCAAGTGAAACtcattcatcatcatcccaTTCACAAGATTCTTCAGCACCAAGAGGTGTAGGAAAAATGGTAGTCCC comes from Dictyostelium discoideum AX4 chromosome 2 chromosome, whole genome shotgun sequence and encodes:
- a CDS encoding hypothetical protein (Similar to Dictyostelium discoideum (Slime mold). diacylglycerol kinase protein DgkA), with amino-acid sequence MSKLLFSLFLIFSIISVTFGNIAVPHIPMNIPDRNSKNENVPNNLVYKQTYYAPPNVQTPSKLPISNQPPQTQSPQTQSPHVNTNPTYQSTTKPQNDNNNNNYNNNNSNNNTNNNNNNNNNNNNNNNNNNNNNNNNNNNIKNNNNKNNNEVYNNLRASNSNTYTPNKPVMVTKTFSNETPIRQTPQPTPSLPITRETITRESITREPITREPATRELITNEPQNQPTNRPQNYSDNNIQERQASPRVYQTEQPKSSANTTPAFSNTPSNSQFSKSNSQISSQTPALSKPSN